In a single window of the Pseudohongiella acticola genome:
- a CDS encoding proton-conducting transporter transmembrane domain-containing protein: protein MTANTALILTLLTPLFGSILIGLTGRWPNLRETITMVTALSLFGLVIRVLIGLNAGEQIGIELFTVMSGVGIAFNTEPLSILFAMIASGLWVVTSIYAFGYMRGTNEINQTRFYVCFAIALFGAMGVAFSANLLTLFIFYEVLTISTYPLVTHKGDAKAKAGGRVYLGILMTTSIVFLLPAVIWVYAAAGTLDFVPGGILDGNLAAGSATLLLMLFLFGVAKAAVMPVHKWLPAAMVAPTPVSALLHAVAVVKAGVFTLIKVVIYIFGTDYLAEVPYESIAVYLAGFTVVAASCVALRQTNIKRLLAYSTIGQLSYIVMATMALAPFSEIGAAIHIAAHAFAKITLFFTAGAIYVASKKTEINQLNGIGWRMPFTMGAFAIGALSMIGVPPTAGFVSKWFIIAGAFQLDNYFVLVVLILSTALNAGYFLPIIFNAFFKPEDVKLKDHGEAPFSMVVALCVTASLTLLFFFFNGPVLDLETQLVGGMP, encoded by the coding sequence GTGACTGCAAATACCGCTTTGATACTGACTTTGCTGACCCCGTTGTTCGGGTCGATCCTGATCGGGTTGACCGGCCGCTGGCCCAACCTGCGCGAAACCATCACCATGGTCACAGCATTAAGCCTGTTCGGCCTGGTTATTCGCGTGCTGATTGGCCTGAATGCAGGCGAACAGATTGGTATAGAACTGTTTACTGTGATGTCAGGCGTTGGCATTGCCTTTAATACCGAACCGCTGTCGATTCTGTTTGCCATGATTGCCAGTGGGCTGTGGGTGGTGACGTCAATTTATGCCTTCGGCTACATGCGTGGCACCAACGAAATCAACCAGACCCGGTTCTATGTCTGTTTTGCCATCGCGTTGTTTGGTGCCATGGGTGTGGCGTTCTCGGCAAACCTGCTAACCTTGTTTATCTTTTATGAAGTGCTGACAATTTCCACCTATCCGCTGGTCACCCACAAAGGTGATGCCAAGGCAAAGGCGGGCGGTCGTGTTTATCTCGGCATCCTGATGACCACGTCGATTGTCTTCCTGTTGCCAGCCGTGATCTGGGTGTATGCCGCTGCCGGCACGCTGGACTTTGTGCCCGGCGGTATTCTTGACGGCAATCTGGCAGCCGGCTCGGCAACGCTATTGCTGATGCTGTTCCTGTTTGGTGTAGCCAAAGCCGCTGTCATGCCGGTACATAAATGGTTGCCGGCAGCCATGGTGGCACCGACACCGGTGTCAGCCTTGCTGCACGCGGTGGCGGTAGTAAAAGCGGGTGTGTTTACCCTGATTAAGGTGGTCATCTACATTTTTGGCACTGACTACCTGGCAGAGGTTCCCTACGAAAGTATCGCGGTCTATCTGGCCGGTTTCACGGTGGTGGCAGCCTCCTGCGTTGCGTTACGGCAGACCAATATCAAACGGCTGCTGGCGTATTCCACCATTGGCCAGCTCAGTTATATTGTCATGGCGACCATGGCGCTGGCACCGTTTTCGGAAATTGGTGCTGCCATTCATATTGCCGCGCACGCCTTTGCCAAGATCACACTGTTCTTCACCGCGGGCGCGATCTATGTCGCCTCAAAGAAAACCGAGATCAACCAGTTGAACGGTATCGGCTGGCGAATGCCCTTTACCATGGGGGCCTTTGCCATCGGCGCGTTATCGATGATCGGGGTGCCACCCACGGCGGGTTTTGTATCCAAGTGGTTCATCATCGCCGGTGCCTTCCAGCTTGATAACTATTTTGTGCTGGTGGTGCTGATTCTGTCGACGGCGCTGAATGCCGGCTACTTCCTGCCCATCATCTTTAATGCATTCTTCAAACCGGAAGATGTGAAGCTGAAAGACCATGGTGAGGCACCTTTCAGCATGGTTGTGGCGCTGTGCGTAACGGCGTCGCTGACGCTGCTGTTCTTCTTCTTTAATGGTCCGGTTCTGGATCTTGAAACCCAGCTGGTAGGAGGTATGCCGTAA
- a CDS encoding Na(+)/H(+) antiporter subunit D encodes MTISDLMFPPAFIMILGALLIPLVRPGIRPLVLILVPLLTLLMIWNLDDGVLMTARFLGYEVELVEASNVRRLFATIFALMAMIGGLFAFQHARVVEMSASMAYAAGAVGVSFAGDLITLFLFWEFMALFSTVVVWCGGTEAARRAGIRYGIMHLIGGILLKIGIEGVAVQTGSIAIQPLMLDSFATWMMLIGVLINAAAPPVSAWLSDAYPEASPTGSVILSAFTTKTAVLTLLLLFPGQQVLIWVGLYMIFYGIIYALMENDMRRILAYSIVNQVGFMVVGVGIGTELALNGVAAHAFAHIIYKALLLMSAGAVIVQTGKRKCTDLGGLYRTMPVTTICGTIGALAISSFPYTSGFISKSMISQSAAYGDLAFVWYGLVAASAGVFLHAGIKFPWFVFFQKDSGLRPKDPSWNMQAAMIIFAVACVLLGVFPSLLYQFLPYEVSYVPYTAEHLVTQLQLLLFAGLAFFVTLPLMKRTLTISLDVDFFYRRVGPMIWRSFMHLLVVLNGLFQSLVVEKGKRLPQLWIRYHGPEGPLARTWPTGSMLLWVAVMLVVILIGARLL; translated from the coding sequence ATGACGATCTCTGATTTAATGTTCCCACCCGCGTTCATCATGATTCTGGGCGCGTTGCTGATTCCGCTGGTGCGGCCCGGCATTCGGCCGCTGGTGTTGATATTGGTGCCGCTGCTGACGCTGTTGATGATCTGGAATCTGGATGATGGCGTGCTGATGACAGCACGGTTCCTGGGTTATGAGGTGGAACTGGTCGAAGCCAGTAATGTTCGACGACTGTTCGCTACAATCTTTGCATTAATGGCCATGATCGGCGGCTTGTTTGCTTTTCAGCACGCCCGTGTGGTGGAGATGTCGGCCTCGATGGCCTACGCCGCCGGGGCTGTCGGGGTGTCGTTTGCCGGTGACCTGATCACGCTGTTCCTGTTCTGGGAATTCATGGCGCTGTTTTCCACGGTGGTGGTCTGGTGTGGCGGTACTGAAGCGGCTCGTCGTGCCGGTATTCGTTACGGCATCATGCACCTGATTGGTGGTATTTTGTTAAAAATTGGCATCGAAGGTGTTGCTGTGCAAACCGGTTCGATTGCCATTCAACCGCTGATGCTGGATAGCTTTGCGACCTGGATGATGTTGATCGGTGTGCTGATCAATGCCGCTGCACCACCGGTCAGTGCCTGGCTCTCTGATGCTTACCCGGAGGCCAGCCCGACCGGTTCGGTGATTCTGTCAGCATTTACCACCAAAACCGCAGTACTGACTCTGTTATTGTTGTTTCCGGGACAGCAGGTATTGATCTGGGTCGGCCTGTACATGATTTTCTACGGCATCATCTATGCCTTGATGGAGAACGACATGCGCCGGATTCTGGCGTACTCGATCGTTAACCAGGTGGGTTTCATGGTGGTGGGTGTGGGTATCGGCACCGAACTCGCGCTGAATGGCGTGGCAGCGCACGCGTTTGCTCACATCATCTACAAGGCACTGTTGCTGATGAGTGCCGGCGCCGTGATTGTGCAGACTGGCAAGCGTAAATGTACTGATCTGGGCGGGCTGTATCGTACCATGCCGGTGACGACGATCTGCGGCACCATCGGCGCCCTGGCGATTTCCTCGTTCCCGTATACCTCAGGCTTCATTTCCAAATCCATGATCAGCCAGAGTGCGGCCTATGGTGACCTTGCCTTTGTCTGGTACGGGCTGGTCGCGGCATCAGCCGGTGTTTTCCTGCATGCGGGTATCAAGTTTCCATGGTTTGTGTTTTTCCAGAAAGATTCCGGCCTGAGGCCCAAGGATCCTTCCTGGAATATGCAGGCGGCGATGATCATTTTTGCCGTGGCCTGTGTACTGCTGGGTGTGTTCCCGTCACTGCTGTATCAGTTCCTGCCTTACGAAGTGAGCTATGTACCCTATACGGCAGAACACCTGGTGACACAATTGCAGTTGTTGCTGTTCGCCGGACTGGCATTTTTTGTCACGTTGCCGCTGATGAAGCGCACGCTGACCATCAGCCTGGATGTGGATTTCTTCTACCGTCGTGTCGGCCCGATGATCTGGCGCAGTTTTATGCACCTGCTGGTGGTGCTCAATGGCCTGTTTCAGTCGCTGGTGGTAGAGAAGGGTAAGCGATTGCCACAACTGTGGATCCGTTATCACGGTCCGGAAGGTCCGCTGGCGAGAACCTGGCCGACTGGCAGCATGCTGTTGTGGGTTGCCGTTATGCTGGTGGTGATCCTGATCGGTGCCCGGTTGCTGTAA
- a CDS encoding LysM peptidoglycan-binding domain-containing protein: MNADPRLTPATRPPDISRRTTTPGTRFRLKPLSLLIASGIFLQACSSLPSSTQVDEDNASTGNRIERTAGNTRNNRQRGVVINPGTVELSPQPEALPSHADTVWYRVSNGLQFALDYHNEQIEDEIEWFRDNPGYIAEVTERATPFIYEIVQEVERRGLPLELALLPIVESAFNPMARSSQSAAGLWQFMAPTAASLGLKRDWWYDGRHDPMAATSAALDYLQALHAQFDEDWLLALAAYNAGQGNLQRAIRSNRDDGLATDFWSLPLPAETVRHVPRLLGLAHVMADPDHFELTLSVVPDQPYVHAYDVGAQIDLGLVATLAELEPELIYQLNPGYLQWATHPDGPHTVLLPVGSVPAFEQNLAELGDSHITWDRYTIQSGDTLSGIAARFGTQINVLQQTNNLTGSRIVAGDSLLIPRAYHPGETPLSASGLLAVANTPTVPAGQYTVRSGDSLWRIANRYQLTVNEIATWNDIATDSVLRPGQRLRLEPDTLATADANGTSNNPSALQYEVRQGDSLARIAREHGVSIEDITRWNQIGRRSLIHPGQELVLYID, from the coding sequence ATGAATGCAGATCCACGTTTAACTCCGGCCACGCGACCCCCCGACATCTCGCGCAGAACAACAACGCCCGGCACCAGATTTCGCCTTAAACCACTAAGCCTGTTGATCGCATCGGGCATTTTTTTACAGGCTTGCAGCAGTCTGCCGTCATCGACACAGGTGGATGAAGACAACGCCAGCACTGGCAACCGAATCGAACGCACAGCGGGCAACACCCGTAACAACCGCCAACGCGGTGTTGTTATCAATCCTGGCACGGTCGAGCTGTCTCCGCAGCCCGAAGCCCTGCCCAGTCACGCTGACACGGTCTGGTATCGCGTCAGCAACGGCCTTCAGTTTGCGCTTGACTACCATAACGAACAGATTGAAGACGAGATTGAATGGTTCCGCGACAACCCCGGCTACATTGCTGAAGTGACCGAGCGCGCCACCCCGTTTATTTACGAAATTGTACAGGAAGTGGAACGGCGCGGATTGCCACTGGAACTGGCACTGCTACCTATCGTTGAAAGCGCGTTCAATCCGATGGCACGCTCAAGCCAGAGTGCGGCGGGTCTGTGGCAATTTATGGCGCCAACGGCTGCCAGCCTGGGTCTGAAACGGGACTGGTGGTACGATGGCAGACACGACCCCATGGCGGCAACGTCTGCTGCCCTGGATTATCTGCAGGCACTGCACGCGCAGTTTGATGAAGACTGGCTGCTGGCTCTGGCCGCTTACAACGCCGGCCAGGGCAACCTGCAACGCGCAATTCGCAGCAACCGGGATGACGGTCTGGCCACTGACTTCTGGTCACTGCCGCTGCCGGCAGAAACCGTCCGTCACGTGCCGAGACTGCTGGGACTGGCGCATGTCATGGCGGATCCTGATCATTTTGAATTAACGCTGAGCGTGGTGCCGGACCAACCTTACGTGCATGCTTATGATGTGGGTGCCCAGATCGATCTGGGCCTGGTGGCAACCCTGGCAGAGCTGGAACCTGAACTCATTTATCAACTTAACCCCGGCTACCTGCAGTGGGCAACTCATCCCGATGGTCCTCACACAGTTCTGTTGCCGGTCGGCAGTGTTCCCGCCTTTGAGCAGAATCTGGCAGAACTCGGAGACAGTCACATTACCTGGGACCGTTATACCATTCAGTCCGGGGATACGCTCAGCGGTATTGCCGCCCGCTTTGGAACTCAGATAAACGTGCTCCAGCAAACCAACAACCTGACTGGCTCGCGCATTGTCGCCGGTGACTCGCTGCTGATTCCGCGTGCATACCACCCCGGAGAAACACCTTTGTCGGCATCAGGGCTTTTGGCTGTCGCCAACACACCTACCGTACCGGCAGGTCAATATACCGTGCGCTCCGGTGACAGCCTGTGGCGTATTGCCAACCGGTATCAGCTGACAGTTAACGAGATTGCGACATGGAATGATATCGCCACCGATTCAGTGTTGCGGCCCGGTCAGCGCCTGCGGCTGGAACCTGACACCCTGGCCACCGCTGATGCCAATGGCACCAGCAACAACCCTTCGGCGTTGCAATACGAAGTCAGACAGGGAGACTCTCTGGCGCGCATCGCCAGAGAGCATGGCGTCAGCATTGAAGATATTACCCGCTGGAATCAGATTGGTCGCCGCAGCCTGATCCATCCGGGCCAGGAATTGGTGTTGTATATCGACTGA
- the gloB gene encoding hydroxyacylglutathione hydrolase, protein MALTITPIPAFNDNYIWALHQADGQTVVVDPGDAEPVKAWLSANGATLAGILITHHHPDHTGGLDALLAMTSPVPVYGPAGGHIRQINHTVKEGDQLSILDHDFEVLETPGHTLDHIVYFHPGASDTSAPDDGDTADLGNPPWLFCGDTLFAGGCGRIFEGNPAMMYGSLQKLASLPAATQVYCAHEYTLANLAFAASADPDNGDLKQRQVDERNKRDKQHPTLPSTICLEQRTNPFLRCHSPSLQATVEQQVSHKLTSGLELFTALRRLKDQA, encoded by the coding sequence ATGGCGTTAACCATAACACCCATACCCGCCTTTAATGACAACTATATCTGGGCCCTGCATCAGGCCGACGGTCAGACCGTTGTAGTCGACCCGGGCGATGCGGAGCCCGTTAAAGCCTGGCTGAGCGCCAACGGAGCGACCCTGGCTGGCATTCTGATCACCCATCACCACCCTGATCACACCGGCGGCCTGGACGCGCTGCTGGCGATGACGTCGCCGGTACCGGTATACGGCCCTGCCGGTGGCCACATTCGACAAATTAACCACACAGTAAAGGAAGGCGACCAGCTCAGCATTCTGGACCACGACTTTGAGGTACTGGAAACGCCAGGACACACCCTGGACCATATTGTGTATTTTCATCCCGGTGCGTCAGACACAAGCGCCCCTGATGATGGCGATACTGCGGACCTGGGCAACCCGCCCTGGCTGTTCTGTGGCGACACCCTGTTCGCAGGAGGCTGTGGTCGTATTTTTGAGGGCAACCCGGCGATGATGTACGGGTCGCTACAGAAACTGGCATCACTACCCGCGGCAACACAGGTATACTGCGCGCATGAATACACACTGGCCAATCTGGCATTTGCCGCCAGTGCCGACCCTGACAACGGTGACCTGAAGCAGCGACAGGTGGATGAACGCAACAAACGCGACAAACAACACCCGACCTTACCGTCGACTATTTGTCTGGAGCAACGAACCAATCCTTTTTTGCGTTGTCACAGTCCCAGTTTACAAGCAACTGTCGAACAACAGGTGTCACACAAACTGACGTCAGGATTAGAACTTTTTACCGCGCTGCGTCGTCTCAAAGACCAGGCCTGA
- a CDS encoding class I SAM-dependent methyltransferase — protein MVKLFARRRAIPDPVSLAPVLDNWMQSPLGNALLEAERAQLAPVLSRVFGYHMLQLSCSPGISMVDDCPVGHKFRFAPGWDAERQVPVANNEALPLGTDSIDAVLLHHALDFTPDSHRLLREATRVLMPGGRLLIVGFNPVSLWGASGLLRWRRSTPWNARFISRRRLTDWLSLLDFHVERVTYGGFLPPIRHPRILSHADRFEHWFDRLGNPTGAFYLIVASKQRMPLTPVVSRWPKLRAPALGSPLAETGRVASGRGTVIPMPPRKNLHRKKTDD, from the coding sequence ATGGTTAAGCTGTTCGCTCGACGTCGTGCCATACCGGATCCGGTATCACTGGCGCCGGTGCTTGATAACTGGATGCAAAGTCCGCTGGGCAACGCGCTGCTGGAGGCGGAAAGGGCACAACTGGCGCCCGTGCTCAGTCGCGTGTTTGGTTATCACATGTTGCAGCTGTCGTGTTCTCCGGGGATTTCCATGGTGGATGATTGTCCGGTCGGACATAAATTCCGCTTTGCGCCGGGCTGGGATGCAGAGCGCCAGGTCCCGGTAGCCAATAATGAGGCGCTGCCACTGGGCACGGACAGTATTGATGCCGTACTTTTGCACCACGCTCTGGACTTCACCCCGGACAGTCATCGCTTGCTGCGGGAGGCGACCCGCGTATTGATGCCTGGTGGCCGGCTATTGATTGTGGGGTTTAATCCGGTCAGTTTGTGGGGCGCCAGCGGGTTGCTACGCTGGCGTCGATCGACGCCCTGGAATGCCCGTTTCATCTCGCGCAGACGCCTGACAGACTGGTTAAGTCTGCTGGACTTTCATGTCGAGCGGGTTACTTATGGCGGCTTTCTGCCACCCATCAGGCATCCACGCATTCTGTCGCATGCGGACAGGTTTGAGCATTGGTTCGATCGGCTGGGCAATCCAACAGGTGCCTTTTACCTGATTGTTGCCAGTAAACAGCGCATGCCTCTGACACCGGTGGTGTCACGCTGGCCGAAGCTGAGGGCGCCGGCGCTGGGTTCACCACTGGCTGAAACCGGGCGTGTGGCATCGGGACGGGGTACCGTGATACCGATGCCGCCGCGCAAGAACCTGCATCGTAAAAAAACAGATGATTAA
- the rnhA gene encoding ribonuclease HI: MQDVVEIYTDGACKGNPGKGGWGVVLSFRGTEKTLHGGEIMTTNNRMELTAVIRALEALKKPGCKVVLHSDSKYVLNGIEQWLAGWKQRGWKTSAKKPVLNQDLWQQLDILSQAHDIDWRWVKGHSGDVGNERADELANLGITEL, from the coding sequence TTGCAGGATGTAGTTGAAATATATACAGATGGGGCTTGCAAAGGTAACCCCGGTAAAGGCGGTTGGGGGGTTGTTCTCAGCTTCCGGGGTACAGAAAAGACGCTACATGGCGGCGAGATCATGACCACCAATAATCGTATGGAGCTGACAGCCGTGATCAGGGCACTGGAAGCCCTGAAAAAGCCGGGCTGCAAGGTGGTATTACACAGCGACTCAAAATATGTGCTAAACGGGATAGAGCAGTGGCTTGCCGGCTGGAAGCAGCGAGGCTGGAAAACCTCGGCGAAAAAGCCGGTGTTGAATCAGGACTTGTGGCAACAACTGGACATTCTGAGCCAGGCTCATGACATCGACTGGCGCTGGGTCAAAGGACACAGCGGCGATGTCGGTAACGAGCGCGCCGATGAGCTGGCCAATCTGGGAATAACAGAGCTATAG
- the dnaQ gene encoding DNA polymerase III subunit epsilon — protein sequence MRQIVLDTETTGLDPVSHRIIEIGCVELERRRLTGRHYHQYTNPMRDVDEAAQEVHGISNEFLQDKPEFSAVVDEFLAFVTGAELLIHNAPFDIGFLDAELARLGDTYGRMADYCTVTDTLGMARRKHPGQRNSLDALCKRYGVDNSQRDLHGALLDAEILADVYLMLSGGQTDLSLAAEESAGSDEHKPGHGRVREDLVLAVVQPTSEELGAHDAFLTHINKISGERCLWLQSDREVPAPESVAVSTVALAEGLDDDDLDDDQEDELAGEHV from the coding sequence ATGCGTCAGATAGTACTGGATACTGAAACCACCGGCCTGGATCCGGTCAGTCACCGAATCATTGAAATCGGCTGTGTCGAGCTGGAGCGACGGCGCCTCACCGGCCGCCACTACCATCAATATACCAACCCCATGCGGGACGTCGACGAGGCCGCGCAGGAAGTGCATGGCATCAGCAATGAGTTTCTGCAGGACAAGCCGGAATTTTCCGCGGTCGTGGATGAGTTCCTGGCGTTTGTCACCGGTGCTGAACTGCTGATTCATAATGCTCCTTTTGACATTGGTTTTCTTGACGCGGAGCTGGCTCGCCTGGGCGACACCTATGGGCGTATGGCTGATTACTGCACGGTAACCGATACACTGGGCATGGCCCGTCGTAAACACCCGGGGCAACGCAATAGTCTGGACGCGCTGTGCAAGCGCTACGGTGTTGATAATTCACAACGTGATCTGCACGGCGCCTTGCTGGATGCTGAAATTCTGGCAGACGTTTATCTGATGCTCAGTGGTGGTCAGACCGACCTGTCGCTGGCGGCAGAGGAGTCGGCCGGGAGTGACGAACATAAGCCCGGACACGGGCGCGTGCGTGAAGACCTGGTGTTGGCAGTGGTTCAGCCCACCTCCGAAGAGCTGGGTGCACATGATGCGTTTCTGACGCATATCAACAAAATCAGTGGTGAGCGATGCCTGTGGTTGCAGAGTGATCGCGAGGTACCAGCACCCGAGAGTGTTGCTGTCAGCACGGTGGCACTGGCTGAAGGTCTTGATGACGACGACCTGGATGATGATCAGGAAGATGAGCTGGCCGGGGAGCACGTTTGA
- the nudC gene encoding NAD(+) diphosphatase — MCRVHVTALASDQLPYDALQLSHLPPELDDIEPTPVREFLVHQGFDAFILAGRASQLLNWFDSHRYCGRCGSPTHLVNPQRVLSCPQCEVDYYPRINPCVIVLITRGDQILLARSVRPGATFFSCLAGFIEPGESAEQAVAREVLEEVGVEVDNIRYVKSQPWPFPSQLMLGFYADYVSGDIVPEAAEIAEAHWYDVDKLPQIPSPAISVAGQLIQEYCDAVIASTD; from the coding sequence ATGTGTCGCGTGCATGTGACAGCGCTGGCGTCAGACCAGCTTCCTTATGATGCCCTGCAGCTGTCCCACTTGCCACCAGAGCTCGACGATATCGAACCCACGCCGGTGCGCGAATTTCTCGTGCATCAGGGCTTTGATGCCTTCATTCTGGCGGGGCGTGCCAGTCAGCTGCTGAACTGGTTTGACAGCCATCGTTATTGTGGCCGCTGTGGTTCGCCTACCCACCTGGTTAACCCGCAGCGCGTATTAAGTTGTCCGCAATGCGAGGTGGATTATTACCCAAGAATCAACCCCTGCGTCATTGTCCTGATTACCCGGGGTGATCAGATCCTGCTGGCCAGGAGTGTCAGGCCAGGAGCCACTTTTTTCAGTTGCCTGGCTGGTTTCATAGAGCCGGGTGAAAGTGCGGAACAGGCGGTAGCGCGTGAAGTATTGGAAGAGGTCGGTGTCGAAGTAGACAATATTCGTTATGTCAAAAGCCAGCCCTGGCCGTTTCCTTCGCAGTTGATGTTGGGGTTTTATGCGGACTATGTCAGTGGTGACATCGTGCCGGAAGCGGCCGAAATCGCTGAAGCGCACTGGTATGACGTCGATAAGCTGCCGCAGATACCATCACCGGCGATCAGTGTCGCCGGGCAACTGATACAGGAATATTGTGATGCTGTGATAGCATCGACAGATTGA
- the sohB gene encoding protease SohB, with protein MEYVIEYVVFLAKTATIVIAVFAILSMMIAAGQRNRRHLQRGHLSVTHVNKELESMQQGLQRSVLDKFSLKRFHKAEKKRLKDEEKKLKTDSGETRRRRVYILGFDGDMEASGLESLRQEITAVLTMAEPQDEVMLRLESPGGMVHAYGLASSQLLRFRQQKIPLTICVDKVAASGGYMMACVADRIIAAPFAILGSIGVLVQLPNIHRLLKKNDVDFEMITAGEYKRTLTPFSEITEKGREKTKQDVEEMHVLFKQWVKQYRPVVDIDVISTGETWVGTQAQERKMVDTISTSDDYIVDACKESDVYEVNYEIRVPLGEKLGGVLQKAMDKTLLTWWQRLREQRQF; from the coding sequence TTGGAATACGTTATTGAGTATGTGGTTTTTCTGGCCAAGACGGCAACAATTGTTATTGCCGTGTTTGCCATTCTCAGCATGATGATTGCTGCTGGTCAGCGTAACCGGCGGCATCTGCAGCGCGGGCATCTGAGTGTGACTCACGTCAACAAGGAACTGGAGTCGATGCAGCAGGGTCTGCAACGCTCTGTTCTGGACAAGTTTTCCCTCAAACGCTTCCATAAAGCGGAAAAAAAGCGTCTGAAAGATGAAGAGAAAAAGCTGAAAACCGACAGTGGTGAAACACGTCGGCGGCGTGTTTACATTCTGGGGTTTGACGGTGACATGGAAGCCTCCGGGCTGGAATCATTGCGTCAGGAAATCACGGCCGTATTGACCATGGCAGAGCCGCAGGATGAAGTCATGCTGCGCCTGGAGAGCCCGGGCGGTATGGTTCACGCCTACGGCCTGGCGTCTTCGCAATTGCTGCGCTTTCGCCAACAGAAGATACCGTTAACAATCTGTGTGGACAAAGTCGCGGCCAGTGGTGGTTATATGATGGCCTGCGTGGCAGACCGCATTATTGCCGCGCCGTTTGCCATTCTTGGCTCCATCGGGGTGTTGGTACAACTGCCTAATATACACAGGCTGTTGAAAAAAAATGACGTTGACTTCGAAATGATTACTGCCGGTGAGTACAAACGCACACTGACACCGTTCAGCGAAATCACCGAGAAAGGGCGGGAAAAAACCAAACAGGATGTTGAAGAAATGCATGTCCTGTTCAAACAGTGGGTCAAGCAATACCGCCCGGTGGTGGACATTGATGTTATTTCCACAGGCGAAACCTGGGTCGGCACACAGGCGCAGGAGCGTAAAATGGTGGACACGATCAGCACCAGCGACGACTACATTGTTGATGCCTGTAAAGAGTCGGATGTCTACGAAGTCAATTATGAAATCCGTGTGCCGCTGGGTGAAAAACTGGGCGGTGTTCTGCAGAAGGCGATGGACAAAACGTTGTTGACCTGGTGGCAGCGGCTGCGAGAGCAACGCCAGTTCTGA
- a CDS encoding YhdH/YhfP family quinone oxidoreductase, producing the protein MKLDQETFNAFVVQEQVQEGAKPVYQGAVTQRKVADLPAGDVLIRVAYSSLNFKDALSSVGNKGVTRQYPHTPGIDAAGVVAESSSDEFIEGDDVIVIGYDLGMNTAGGFGQYIRVPAGWVVKRPAGLSLQESMIIGTAGFTAALCVDKLLQNGLQPEQGPVLVTGASGGVGSFAVALLAQLGYQVTAMTGSTGSHDFLRSLGASDIIGRDDYMEVSAKPMSKELWAGAVDVVGGDILFNVVKSLQYGGSVACCGLVASPQFQASVFPFILRGVNLLGVDSVNLPLTHKRQVWQKLAEQWKLQHLAELETRVGMDGLGDALTSVLRGDSTGRLVLDLSS; encoded by the coding sequence ATGAAACTGGATCAGGAAACCTTTAACGCTTTCGTCGTGCAGGAGCAGGTACAGGAGGGCGCCAAACCTGTGTATCAGGGCGCCGTCACGCAGCGCAAAGTCGCCGATTTGCCGGCAGGCGATGTGCTGATTCGTGTTGCCTACTCCTCGCTAAACTTCAAGGATGCGCTGTCGTCTGTTGGCAACAAGGGCGTGACTCGGCAATACCCGCATACGCCGGGCATTGATGCTGCCGGTGTTGTCGCGGAATCCAGCAGTGACGAGTTTATCGAAGGTGACGACGTCATTGTCATTGGCTACGATCTGGGCATGAATACGGCTGGCGGTTTCGGTCAGTATATTCGGGTACCGGCAGGCTGGGTCGTGAAACGGCCGGCGGGACTGAGCCTGCAAGAGAGTATGATCATCGGTACTGCCGGGTTCACGGCGGCACTGTGTGTCGATAAGCTGTTGCAGAACGGACTGCAGCCCGAGCAGGGGCCGGTGCTGGTGACCGGGGCCAGTGGTGGCGTTGGCAGTTTCGCTGTGGCCTTGCTGGCACAGTTGGGGTACCAGGTTACTGCCATGACGGGTTCGACCGGATCGCATGATTTCCTGCGCAGTCTGGGCGCCAGTGACATAATCGGGCGTGATGATTATATGGAAGTATCCGCCAAACCAATGAGCAAAGAATTGTGGGCGGGTGCTGTTGATGTGGTGGGCGGCGATATTCTGTTTAACGTGGTTAAATCGTTGCAGTACGGTGGCAGTGTTGCCTGTTGTGGATTGGTGGCGTCGCCGCAGTTTCAGGCCAGTGTGTTTCCTTTTATTCTGCGCGGGGTCAATTTGCTTGGCGTGGATTCAGTGAACCTGCCGCTGACGCACAAGCGCCAGGTGTGGCAGAAACTGGCCGAGCAATGGAAGTTGCAGCATCTGGCTGAGCTGGAAACACGGGTGGGTATGGATGGGTTGGGCGATGCCCTGACCAGCGTACTGCGTGGTGACAGCACCGGTCGGCTGGTGCTGGACCTTTCGTCCTGA